The genomic interval AATTAGGCATTCTCCGTCGTCAGCATCGAAAGCACGTCCATCATCCGAGGCGAATCGCCAAAAATCGCAAAATTACGGGGTCCAATCAACTCTGGGAGACGGATCAAATACGGCTATATTGAAGGTGAAGACCGGTTCTTTTTCATGCTTGAGATCATTGATGTCTATGACCGTTCGATTTTCGCCTACCATATCAGTCTTGCTTGCAGCGCTAAGGACGCTGTTCAAACCCTAAAGCAAGCACTTTGGGAACGCAATCTTTGGGAAACAGATTTAAAGCCCATGATTCGCAGCGACAATGGCCCTCAATATGTAGCCAAAGTCTTTGAGGAGGCTTGTGAAGCTTGGGGATGTGAGTATGAGCGCATTCCGCCTAAAACACCGAATAAAAATGCCCATATCGAATCCTTCCACAGTATC from Lentibacillus cibarius carries:
- a CDS encoding integrase core domain-containing protein, with the translated sequence MLEIIDVYDRSIFAYHISLACSAKDAVQTLKQALWERNLWETDLKPMIRSDNGPQYVAKVFEEACEAWGCEYERIPPKTPNKNAHIESFHSILEDDCLGREIFDSYQSAYEAVSNFIRSYNHIRIHSSLGYRPPAEFYRKHQEEGLAIKTVNL